From the genome of Streptacidiphilus rugosus AM-16, one region includes:
- a CDS encoding YceI family protein, protein MTTTAITPALSGTYTIDPAHSRIGFVARHAMVTKVRGSFNAFNGAVTVDADKPEQSSVDLSIDVDSIDTRNADRDGHLRTNDFLDVANHPTITFRSTDARFDGETLELAGDLTVRGVTQPVTVPFSFEGSATDPFGNQRLGFEGQHAISRKDYGITWNAALETGGVLVSDKIVLEFEISLVKNTNNA, encoded by the coding sequence ATGACCACCACCGCCATCACCCCCGCTCTGTCCGGCACCTACACCATCGACCCGGCCCACAGCCGTATCGGCTTCGTCGCCCGCCACGCGATGGTCACCAAGGTCCGCGGCTCCTTCAACGCCTTCAACGGCGCGGTCACCGTGGACGCCGACAAGCCCGAGCAGTCCTCGGTCGACCTCAGCATCGACGTCGACAGCATCGACACCCGCAACGCCGACCGTGACGGCCACCTGCGCACCAACGACTTCCTCGACGTCGCCAACCACCCGACCATCACCTTCCGCTCCACCGACGCCCGCTTCGACGGCGAGACCCTGGAGCTGGCCGGCGACCTCACCGTGCGCGGCGTGACGCAGCCGGTCACCGTCCCGTTCAGCTTCGAGGGCTCCGCCACCGACCCCTTCGGCAACCAGCGCCTGGGCTTCGAGGGCCAGCACGCGATCAGCCGCAAGGACTACGGCATCACCTGGAACGCGGCCCTGGAGACCGGCGGCGTCCTGGTCAGCGACAAGATCGTGCTCGAGTTCGAGATCTCCCTGGTCAAGAACACCAACAACGCCTGA
- a CDS encoding MarR family winged helix-turn-helix transcriptional regulator, with amino-acid sequence MTTSPETTPDPAETRWLSPEEQRVWRSFLRMQKELDAQLSRQMQTESELSMADFSVLVVLTDVPEGQARVLELARELQWEKSRLSHHLTRMVKRDLIARAECESDGRGSYVVITDAGRQAIRSAAPRHVELVRKLFFDPLGPEQLAHLGEISGRILGAMEGCPDALSDS; translated from the coding sequence ATGACCACCTCACCGGAGACGACTCCCGACCCCGCCGAAACCCGCTGGCTCAGCCCGGAGGAGCAGCGCGTGTGGCGCAGCTTCCTGCGCATGCAGAAGGAGCTGGACGCGCAGCTCAGCCGCCAGATGCAGACCGAGTCCGAGCTGTCCATGGCCGACTTCTCGGTCCTGGTCGTCCTCACCGACGTGCCGGAGGGCCAGGCGCGCGTGCTGGAGCTGGCGCGCGAGCTCCAGTGGGAGAAGAGCCGGCTCTCCCACCACCTCACCCGCATGGTCAAGCGTGACCTGATCGCCCGCGCCGAGTGCGAGAGCGACGGCCGCGGCTCCTACGTCGTGATCACCGACGCCGGCCGCCAGGCCATCCGCTCCGCCGCGCCGCGCCACGTCGAACTGGTCCGCAAGCTCTTCTTCGACCCCCTGGGGCCGGAGCAGCTCGCACACCTGGGCGAGATATCCGGACGAATTCTCGGGGCCATGGAGGGTTGCCCGGACGCACTCTCGGACAGCTAG
- a CDS encoding CYTH and CHAD domain-containing protein gives MPGRKSAAPTPPVAHLERERKYESDAPGTPHVPVGADQLPGVARAVAAPAERLDAVYHDTPDRRLLARRITLRRRTGGHDAGWHLKLPTADGARLELRLPLGDEGPGSSATQNCAVPEELVTRVRAYVRDAPLAPVARLRTERRRTLLEDEGGRTLAELADDTVTAETLDPSGAVLTSVSWNEVEAELVEGDTDLLDALERQLLAAGLRRSGSGSKLARALGEPPRQERSTLTPGSIGALLGALLRQQVDQLLALDAEVRGNAPDSVHQMRITARRLRSTLRVHERLLRLPAVAGLEEELRWLGHTLGAARDREVLGERLLAELAELPAEERPGPMRRRLGAWSRRGYAAAWRRAAKELDGPRYFALLDALDAVADRPPLRKRASRPATTEVPRLLTREQRRACGRVAHALALPPGHERDEAMHAARRASKRARYAGEGAAQPRFAGAMKAVQALLGERQDALLAAEALPAIAAAATAAGESSFGYGVLYAHERAAVAAAEAQVPERHAAALAVRVK, from the coding sequence GTGCCCGGCAGGAAGTCCGCTGCGCCGACTCCGCCCGTGGCGCACCTGGAACGCGAGCGGAAGTACGAGAGCGACGCACCGGGGACACCGCACGTGCCCGTCGGCGCCGATCAGCTGCCCGGCGTCGCGCGCGCCGTCGCCGCCCCGGCCGAACGACTGGACGCGGTCTACCACGACACGCCCGACCGCCGCCTGCTCGCCCGCCGGATCACCCTGCGCCGCCGCACCGGCGGCCACGACGCCGGCTGGCACCTGAAACTCCCCACCGCCGACGGCGCCCGCCTGGAGCTGCGGCTGCCGCTGGGCGACGAGGGGCCCGGCTCCTCCGCCACACAGAACTGCGCCGTTCCCGAGGAGCTGGTGACGCGGGTCCGCGCCTACGTCAGGGACGCCCCGCTCGCGCCGGTCGCCAGGCTGCGCACCGAACGTCGGCGCACCCTGCTGGAGGACGAGGGCGGGCGGACGCTCGCCGAACTGGCCGACGACACCGTGACGGCCGAGACGCTGGACCCCTCGGGCGCGGTACTGACGTCGGTGTCCTGGAACGAGGTCGAGGCCGAGCTGGTGGAGGGCGACACCGACCTGCTCGACGCGCTGGAGCGGCAGTTGCTGGCCGCCGGGCTGCGGCGCAGCGGCAGCGGGTCGAAGCTGGCACGGGCGCTCGGCGAACCGCCCCGCCAGGAACGGTCCACCCTCACCCCGGGATCGATCGGCGCGCTGCTGGGCGCGCTGCTGCGGCAGCAGGTCGACCAGCTGCTGGCCCTGGACGCCGAGGTCCGCGGGAACGCCCCCGACTCGGTCCACCAGATGCGGATCACCGCCCGTCGTCTGCGCAGCACGCTCCGCGTGCACGAACGCCTGCTGCGGCTGCCGGCGGTGGCCGGGCTGGAGGAGGAACTGCGCTGGCTCGGCCACACGCTTGGCGCGGCGCGCGACCGCGAGGTGCTGGGCGAGCGGCTGCTGGCCGAACTCGCCGAGCTTCCGGCGGAGGAGCGGCCCGGCCCGATGCGACGCCGTCTCGGCGCCTGGTCCCGGCGCGGCTACGCCGCGGCGTGGCGGCGGGCGGCCAAGGAGCTGGACGGCCCCCGCTACTTCGCCCTGCTCGACGCGCTCGACGCCGTGGCCGACCGCCCGCCGCTGCGCAAGCGGGCCTCCCGCCCGGCCACGACGGAGGTGCCGCGCCTGCTCACCCGCGAGCAGCGGCGCGCCTGCGGCCGGGTCGCCCACGCGCTGGCCCTGCCGCCGGGGCACGAACGCGACGAGGCCATGCACGCCGCCCGCCGCGCGTCCAAACGCGCCCGCTACGCGGGAGAGGGAGCGGCACAGCCGCGGTTCGCCGGCGCGATGAAGGCGGTGCAGGCGCTGCTCGGCGAACGCCAGGACGCGCTGCTCGCGGCGGAGGCCCTCCCGGCGATCGCCGCGGCGGCGACGGCGGCGGGCGAGTCCTCCTTCGGCTACGGCGTCCTCTACGCCCACGAACGCGCGGCGGTCGCCGCGGCAGAGGCCCAGGTCCCCGAACGCCACGCGGCGGCGCTGGCCGTTCGCGTGAAGTGA
- a CDS encoding extracellular catalytic domain type 1 short-chain-length polyhydroxyalkanoate depolymerase, with amino-acid sequence MSFRLAALAAASASVLTVVGLIALPGSAAANSGSFTQVSSFGSNPGNLAMYEYAPAGLHGGAPLVVALHGCTQTATDYYNDSGWAELADRYGFAVVFPQTSSSNNSLSCFSWFDSTKDTRGNGEAASVKSMVDHAVAQYGSDAKRVFVTGLSAGAGMTADLLADYPDVFAGGSVDSGLPAQCATSQSAASGCQQNNQNLTPAQWGDKVRNSDPGYTGPWPRVAVWQGTSDYTVYPVNATELRDQWTNVWGIGQTPSSTQSLTGGTTESVYDDANGRPAVEVYSISGMGHGLAVNPGSGTAQCGQTGAYFLNTICSSYYTALFWGLDQTGSPSASSSPTASPSPTPSSSPSTSPSGSPTASPSPSGGYTPTCYTAANYYQVTAGRAHDVGGIAYANGSNASLGLDNVFYSHTLEETSAGYYVIADSGCPA; translated from the coding sequence ATGTCCTTCCGTCTCGCGGCCCTCGCCGCAGCCTCCGCCTCCGTGCTGACCGTCGTCGGCCTGATCGCCCTGCCCGGTTCGGCCGCGGCCAACTCGGGTTCGTTCACCCAGGTGAGCAGCTTCGGCAGCAATCCCGGCAACCTCGCCATGTACGAGTACGCGCCCGCGGGCCTGCACGGCGGCGCGCCGCTCGTCGTCGCGCTGCACGGCTGCACGCAGACGGCCACGGACTACTACAACGACTCCGGATGGGCCGAACTCGCCGACCGCTACGGCTTCGCCGTCGTCTTCCCGCAGACCAGCAGCAGCAACAACTCGCTGTCCTGCTTCTCCTGGTTCGACTCGACCAAGGACACCCGCGGCAACGGCGAGGCCGCGTCCGTGAAGTCGATGGTCGACCACGCCGTCGCGCAGTACGGCTCGGACGCCAAGCGCGTCTTCGTGACCGGCCTGTCCGCCGGCGCGGGCATGACCGCGGACCTGCTGGCCGACTACCCGGACGTCTTCGCCGGCGGCTCGGTCGACTCCGGTCTGCCGGCCCAGTGCGCCACCTCGCAGAGCGCCGCGTCCGGGTGCCAGCAGAACAACCAGAACCTCACCCCCGCCCAGTGGGGCGACAAGGTCCGCAACTCCGACCCCGGCTACACCGGCCCGTGGCCGCGCGTCGCCGTCTGGCAGGGGACCTCCGACTACACCGTCTACCCGGTCAACGCGACCGAGCTCCGGGACCAGTGGACCAACGTCTGGGGCATCGGCCAGACCCCGAGCAGCACGCAGTCGCTCACCGGTGGGACCACCGAGAGCGTCTACGACGACGCGAACGGCAGACCGGCCGTCGAGGTGTACTCCATCTCCGGCATGGGCCACGGCCTCGCGGTCAACCCCGGTTCGGGGACCGCCCAGTGCGGTCAGACCGGCGCGTACTTCCTCAACACGATCTGCTCCTCCTACTACACCGCCCTCTTCTGGGGCCTGGACCAGACCGGCAGCCCGTCCGCCTCGTCCAGCCCCACCGCCTCGCCCAGCCCGACGCCCAGCAGCAGCCCCAGTACGAGCCCGAGCGGCAGCCCGACCGCCTCGCCCTCGCCGTCCGGTGGCTACACCCCCACCTGCTACACGGCCGCCAACTACTACCAGGTGACCGCGGGACGCGCCCACGACGTGGGCGGCATCGCCTACGCCAACGGCTCCAACGCGAGCCTGGGCCTGGACAACGTCTTCTACAGCCACACCCTGGAGGAGACCTCGGCCGGCTACTACGTCATCGCCGACTCCGGCTGCCCCGCCTAG
- a CDS encoding pentapeptide repeat-containing protein, whose translation MPSPQPPRVPAPRELADLPFAPHLRRFAGGGLGVEASFDTVHIDGASFEDERADGVGFLEAALSAVSFESVRLRRARFNDVWLQGVRMVGCDLAESGWLDVEAIGGVLAGLEFHSASLRRVVFHGCKFDSVNLRGAKLHEVVFHDCVLREVDLSGAALTGCSFPGSRLERIHLHEAKLVEVDLREAAGLDPADGVDALRGAVVTPLQVLELAPALAEALGLIVREPGESLTARRGSRSRR comes from the coding sequence ATGCCGTCACCACAACCGCCCCGCGTCCCGGCCCCGCGCGAGCTCGCGGACCTTCCCTTCGCCCCGCACCTGCGCCGCTTCGCCGGCGGCGGGCTCGGGGTGGAGGCCTCGTTCGACACCGTCCACATCGACGGCGCCTCCTTCGAGGACGAGCGGGCCGACGGCGTCGGGTTCCTCGAAGCGGCGCTCTCGGCCGTGTCGTTCGAGTCGGTCCGGCTGCGCCGGGCCCGGTTCAACGACGTCTGGCTCCAGGGCGTCCGCATGGTCGGCTGCGACCTCGCGGAGAGCGGCTGGCTGGACGTCGAGGCGATCGGCGGAGTGCTCGCGGGGCTGGAGTTCCACAGTGCCTCGTTGCGGCGCGTGGTCTTCCACGGCTGCAAGTTCGACTCGGTCAACCTGCGTGGCGCCAAGCTCCACGAGGTCGTCTTCCACGACTGCGTGCTGCGCGAGGTTGACCTGTCCGGGGCCGCATTGACCGGCTGCTCCTTCCCCGGCAGCCGTCTGGAGCGGATCCACCTCCACGAGGCGAAGCTCGTGGAGGTGGATCTGCGCGAGGCCGCCGGCCTGGATCCGGCCGACGGCGTCGACGCGCTGCGCGGCGCGGTGGTGACGCCGCTGCAGGTGCTGGAGCTCGCACCCGCGCTGGCGGAGGCGCTCGGACTGATCGTCCGGGAGCCGGGGGAGAGCCTGACGGCTAGGCGGGGCAGCCGGAGTCGGCGATGA